The following proteins are encoded in a genomic region of Acidobacteriota bacterium:
- a CDS encoding group 1 truncated hemoglobin → MRNLKMAVLSFSLLLAFSLSAAAQTKSLYDRLGGKEAITAVVDEFAGRALADARINQKFGKSDPVRLKMELVDQICFASGGPCQYTGRDMKSTHANMGVTAGEFNALVEDLVGALDKFNVPAAEKNELLGLLGPMKSDIVEVNSPKTGTPLPKKFTPYNANMSSKGSKKMMKKEEKDMKKSDKKSKKSE, encoded by the coding sequence ATGCGAAATCTCAAAATGGCTGTGCTCAGCTTTTCTCTGCTGCTGGCGTTTTCCTTGAGCGCCGCGGCGCAAACCAAATCACTTTACGACCGCCTCGGCGGCAAAGAAGCCATCACGGCGGTCGTAGATGAATTTGCGGGCCGTGCCCTGGCGGATGCGCGCATCAATCAGAAGTTCGGCAAATCCGACCCGGTGCGTTTGAAAATGGAGTTGGTGGATCAAATTTGTTTTGCCAGCGGCGGCCCTTGCCAATACACCGGACGCGACATGAAATCCACGCACGCGAATATGGGTGTGACTGCCGGCGAATTCAACGCGCTGGTCGAAGACCTGGTGGGTGCGCTCGACAAATTCAATGTCCCGGCGGCGGAAAAGAATGAATTGCTCGGCTTGTTAGGGCCGATGAAGAGCGACATCGTCGAAGTCAATTCGCCGAAAACAGGCACGCCGCTGCCCAAGAAATTTACCCCCTACAATGCCAATATGAGCAGCAAAGGCTCCAAAAAAATGATGAAGAAGGAAGAGAAAGACATGAAGAAGTCTGACAAGAAGAGCAAAAAGAGCGAGTAA
- a CDS encoding SRPBCC family protein: protein MPANEYQFLTEWEVAAPRQVLYEILQEGKDYPQWWPDVYLAANSIPAGRADRIGDRVELLTKGWLPYKLRWTAISERYEAPRLIEIRAEGDFVGRGVWRLEEAGATTHITFDWRLRADKPLLRWLSPLLKPIFEWNHHWAMSTGLPRLQLEAQRRLQQQAHAKTSA, encoded by the coding sequence ATGCCCGCCAATGAATACCAGTTCTTAACTGAATGGGAGGTCGCCGCGCCCCGGCAGGTGCTCTACGAAATCCTGCAAGAAGGCAAAGACTATCCGCAATGGTGGCCCGATGTTTATCTGGCGGCGAACTCGATTCCCGCGGGCCGCGCCGATCGTATCGGCGACCGCGTGGAATTGCTGACGAAAGGCTGGCTACCGTACAAGCTACGCTGGACGGCCATCTCGGAGCGCTACGAAGCGCCGCGCTTGATCGAAATTCGCGCGGAAGGCGATTTCGTAGGGCGCGGTGTGTGGCGGTTGGAAGAGGCAGGCGCGACGACGCACATCACTTTCGATTGGCGCTTGCGCGCGGACAAACCGTTGCTGCGCTGGCTGTCGCCGTTACTCAAACCCATCTTCGAGTGGAATCATCATTGGGCGATGTCCACCGGTTTGCCGCGTTTGCAATTGGAAGCCCAGCGGCGCTTGCAGCAGCAAGCACATGCCAAAACATCTGCATAG